GGTCATATAGTCACCCCCAATGcttaaatgatgaaatcTTGTTTAAAcatttaagaaaataaaataaaataaaggCAGTAAAAGATGGGTgagattaataaaaaaaattaaacataTCCATTAGAggataaaaatttacttAATTGGTTCtcattttttctattatcCAAAATGTTCTTACTTGTAGATTCCTTGAAAAACTATCTACAAGTCTTTTCCTCTAATATTCCATTTATAGTAAAATATAGGCAAATATTTATGCAATAGATAAGAACTCTTAACCCGGAGGgattagaaaaataaaatagcaaaatttaaagtCCTTTACAGTATCTATCCCTATATTGGAACGGTAAAGAGTACTCAGAGCTTAACTCTCATTGTTATCACCATTTTGGAGAGGATGACTATAGAAAATGACACGATGTCCTAACCAGATCATTTGAACTACCCACTGTAACGCATCTCAGAATATGAATACCACATTCTATATTTTAGGGATCTAGGGTTTTCCAATTACAATTGAAGACTCACTCCCAAATTTTGTGGAGATCCTTTAGTCATTGGATTATAgcttaatttttattctcttatttttttgtttatttgattGTAAACGAAGATAGTCATCAGTCTGAGAAAAGGTCGTAGCAAAGAACCagtattttttattctttctTAATTAGTGTTCTATGAGGCAAGCTTAGCTAGTACTATCAACATATGCCTAATCGGTGATCTGCAAAAAAACCTATTATCTAATATAGAATTctcaattaaaattattacccactcagatttttttttatttttaatttgcaATTCTATGCATATATGTTCAACAAAATGAATAGTGGCTaagtaatttatttttaatgtatttttttatgtgaataaagaattcaattaaaatacaAGTCCAACATTTTAAAGAGATACGACTTCGGAGCTCTATGATGTCAACCTCCCCATAAAAATTTAGGAAAACTACTGTAGAGGTTaagttattttattttacaagCTCATAAGGGTTAAGCtttcaataatagtaataatagttgtagtagtagtaattAGTCTTAGAATAACTTCACCTTGgtttgtaaaaaaaaaattacgcagtatttttttaatatataagcAGGTCTATAGATTGaataagaaattcaaaacttAGTCTTCtttcattttgaaaaaaaaccaGATTGGTTTTTCCATCTCAATAGGCATAAACATGCAAACCTGTATTCAGAAAATAAATCGATTATGGTCGAAGAGATAGAGCTCATAgctttattaaaaagaaaaacactTATTTTCTGGTGGATATTTAataagtatttttttttaacatcaaatattattcatattaatataccaatatttttattcagaAAAAATGGCTTTATGATATATAAAgagatttttaaaatatctggCATCGTGTAATATGAATTTTAGAAGGAAAAGATAAATTGACAttttatcttcttcaataaatattaattttaaaatataaatgaacGCAAGGTGGAAATGTGAAATGGTAAGAATTTACTAtttagtttattatttataaagctgtataatatataatgaatttttcatttattttttaatcaaCTAATTTTATTGACCTACTAAACAAGTTTTAAacttattattctttatatattacaTAATAGCCGCATaagataatgatataaattataaacttAATTAAAAACAGATAATTGTTCTGTATTTACGTTAAGGTTGATTTTTAGTAAAAGTTGGGATTTGTCACAATTTTTGTGGTTCCAATCTATGTATCTTGTAAATTCCTCCTCTTTTTTCTATTGCAGCAAGTCGGAGTTCTAACTATATTATACTTGGTATAAAGACTCTATTTATCTAATTGTGTATGGTAATTAAGATATTAATACTTTTCTCTAGACTTAGAAACTCAACCCGTTCGTTGCTTTCTTCATTTGTTCTTCGTGTAAGATTGTTCCTTTTAATATTCACATTCTTGAGTTCTTGTTctatatttgtttattcGTGTCACGTGATTCGTGTCTGACcttgataaatatatacataattattaatcctTGAAATCACGTGATACATATTCTTAGAATACGTGACAGGatttttaaactaaaaaaaaaattcaattgtaaaaattttaagctTTGCTACTCCCAgtagtatatctttttggcggctagtttaataccaactgtttattaaactatacaactatatacctgagcctatgtaagttaaatattattattattacgttccgatttgttcactatacacttccatcttttgtatttcgtcctttttgttttctggtTCTTACCTCTTTGTTCTACCTTAACTctctagtttattcttttagctttagattcttaaatagaatttatgttcatgattcaCTTACTTAATCTATATGTTCATCCCGTTATCACGTGATCCTGATTTATACACGTGACTAAAATAGCTCACACTACGTGagaacaaaaaataattgcGCAAGCCCGGAATCGAACCGGGGGCCCAACGATGGCAACGTTGGATTTTACCACTAAACCACTTGCGCTAACTGGACGAGTCCGGAGTCGAACCGAAGACCTCTCCCATGCTAAGGGAGCGCGCTACCAACTACGCCACACGCCCAAATTTTTGTTGAATTAGcttgaaatataataaatcaaaacgTCAAAGGGGAAGCATGTGCtacaaaattttttgaaaaatttagatgtctaaatgatgatgagaTGAGATCATAAAGTATGCTAAATATATGATATTCGGAATgtataaagaatatattaaagattaaGGCccttttaataaattgttattttaagagattaacaagtaattcaacaatttcaattataaaaatgtctaataaaattgaagagATTGACAATTCAGACATTGAAGAGggaaattttaatttagaaaataaaacaaataataattctgataataataatcctACTTATTTAGCATTTATCGATTCAGCTGTAAAATTAGATGACGAATTAACTACTGAAGATACTTTTATCGGTGGTAAGCCAATATGGCTTGTTGAAGATTCTAAACCAAATGATGAGTTATTAAATTGTAAGAATTGTAAAAATCATAGtaatatgaaattattactCCAATCATTTGCTCCACTGGATGAAGAACTTATGGAAGAGCTCCAAGTTAAGAATGATGtgtcaaatttaaatatgagTTATATCAATGCAGATGATGATAGAGTATTatacattttcatttgtaCAAAGTGTCAaggtaaaaataattctattaatgTATTAGAGGTGTTAAGCAAAATAAATACTCAATCTAATCAACAAATAACATCTAGCTCAATTGTTACTGagaaaattaattctttggATGAGGGTAAAAAATTCGATATAAATCCATTTGATTTAAGTAATAACGCTAATCCATTTGCCAATGGGGGtgacaataaaaataatgatactgataataataatcccTTTAGTAATAGCGCCAATCCATTTGCTTCAATaagtaatgaaaaaaatcaacaGACAAAAGagaatgataaaaatgaagaaaaaatttcaataaagaTGGCAAGAAAATTACATGATAAAATgaaagataaagaatttaataaagataaagaatttaaaaattatttattatatgttgaagaagaaacttttaaaaataaaaaaccggattttttaaaattacctaaaaatttaaaaattaataaagaagcTGTTGAGCTATCAGAAGATggtattattgaaaaagatacTCTAGATGGAAATAATCCAATTAAATTGGATCCACGTACAGAAAgattatctaaatttttagatgatgatacttttcaaaaatttcaagaaattattgGTTATAATCCAGGCCAAGTCTTAAGATATAATATTGGTGGTGAACCTTTATTATATAGTAAAGATAAACATGGCATTAAGAATATCAATGATATAGTTGCAAGACCAAGTTATAATCCATCTagtaaaagaatatttgaaatgcAATTGATGCCCAAGATGATTCTTGATTTggaagaagatgatataGATGTGAATAAAGGTATGGAATGGGGTACTGTTATGATCTTTAGTGATcttgaaaattatattcctgaatttgattcaaatgGTGTTGGATATGTTGAAGAATTAGTTAAAGTTCAATGGGAAATTAGGGACACTTGAGTAccttgaaatatttaagagtcttttgaatattattattattattattattattattatattaaaagtccaaatataaaattatcaatgcATGCTGTATTTATAAgtatgaatatttatataaatagatatatatatattattattattttttatgtCTGTGaattcatatatattatcaatacaatatattgagaaatcaatattttaatttattttttgtctttATAAAGTTTTTGGTAATGGAACATCTTCAAAAGCttcaattatatcatttgCTAAGAAGTCATCGAAATCATCTAATACCAACCCACATTCATTAcctttatttaattctgtGACGTCATCTTTACCATgttttaatgattttacTTTACctttataaatttcttcatcatctctaataattttaacaTTTGAGTTATGCATGATTTTACCATTTAATACTTTACAACCTgcaattttcaaataagtACTATTACGTTGTTTATAATTGAAAACTTCTTTAATAGTTAAAGTGGctaaaatttttgtttcatAATGTTGTGGTAAATTTTCAGTTAATATTTCTGTAACATCATCgattaatttataaatgacattataatatttaatttttattttttcattttcatttggtTTTGAATCTGGTTTAATGGAATTGCTATTATCAAGATTAAAACAAAGAATGGTAgaatttgtaatttctgctaattttttatcattaatagtAGGTTGACCCACTGAATAAGCTACAATACAAGTTCTAACTTCATCATTACCAAAATTTCTAATGGAATCTATAACAGCTTCTAATGAACCTTGTGTATCTGCCtttataatgaaattgatttttttagttttaggTTTAACAATTTCTGAATCTGAATCCGAAGTTTCCAAAGTGTTATTGTTAGTGctagtattattattaacattttcattttcaatatttttcaaaatttccTTTGACAATTTCTTTGCATCTGATTCATTACGTAGGCCAATAATTTGCTCACCAACAATAACAtctaaatttttccaaCCTAAAGTGGATACAACTTGTGAAGGTCCACCAATAGgtataatttcttgtttaTCATCAATTGATCTTGATTGAGgagaatttgaaagaataCGACGTACTTTACACCAAGCACCTGATTGAGACCCAATTAAAATGGAACCTTGCTTAATATTACCTTGTTTTACCAGTACATTTACAATTTTGCCtccaattttattatttacagAAGTTTCAATGACATCTGCTTTAATTGGAGAATCCAAATCTGAATCCAATTGTAAAATGTCAGTCAATGCTACCATGgaatcaattaaatcattcaTACCAAATCCAGTGATGGAAGAGATGGGGATGAATTGAATATCACCTCCGAATTCTTCAATgacaatattataatttaataaatcatttttaattttatttaattttttattcctTTCATTActat
This DNA window, taken from Henningerozyma blattae CBS 6284 chromosome 3, complete genome, encodes the following:
- the TSR4 gene encoding small subunit rRNA maturation protein TSR4 (similar to Saccharomyces cerevisiae YOL022C; ancestral locus Anc_1.365), with the protein product MSNKIEEIDNSDIEEGNFNLENKTNNNSDNNNPTYLAFIDSAVKLDDELTTEDTFIGGKPIWLVEDSKPNDELLNCKNCKNHSNMKLLLQSFAPLDEELMEELQVKNDVSNLNMSYINADDDRVLYIFICTKCQGKNNSINVLEVLSKINTQSNQQITSSSIVTEKINSLDEGKKFDINPFDLSNNANPFANGGDNKNNDTDNNNPFSNSANPFASISNEKNQQTKENDKNEEKISIKMARKLHDKMKDKEFNKDKEFKNYLLYVEEETFKNKKPDFLKLPKNLKINKEAVELSEDGIIEKDTLDGNNPIKLDPRTERLSKFLDDDTFQKFQEIIGYNPGQVLRYNIGGEPLLYSKDKHGIKNINDIVARPSYNPSSKRIFEMQLMPKMILDLEEDDIDVNKGMEWGTVMIFSDLENYIPEFDSNGVGYVEELVKVQWEIRDT
- the IFM1 gene encoding translation initiation factor 2 (similar to Saccharomyces cerevisiae IFM1 (YOL023W); ancestral locus Anc_1.364), with product MLYLKPLLLKCNTSICTTLYTSPTRLLPSSVKRFTHIIKRPPIVSILGHVDHGKTTLLDNLIKNYQIQNRITPETTITSTEFGGITQKISTFSLHLKNNLNITILDTPGHKTFSKMRKRNTQIPDILLLLVSIQDGILTQTVETINHLSSIIQEANENDENPPNVIVVVTKLDLIKDSNERNKKLNKIKNDLLNYNIVIEEFGGDIQFIPISSITGFGMNDLIDSMVALTDILQLDSDLDSPIKADVIETSVNNKIGGKIVNVLVKQGNIKQGSILIGSQSGAWCKVRRILSNSPQSRSIDDKQEIIPIGGPSQVVSTLGWKNLDVIVGEQIIGLRNESDAKKLSKEILKNIENENVNNNTSTNNNTLETSDSDSEIVKPKTKKINFIIKADTQGSLEAVIDSIRNFGNDEVRTCIVAYSVGQPTINDKKLAEITNSTILCFNLDNSNSIKPDSKPNENEKIKIKYYNVIYKLIDDVTEILTENLPQHYETKILATLTIKEVFNYKQRNSTYLKIAGCKVLNGKIMHNSNVKIIRDDEEIYKGKVKSLKHGKDDVTELNKGNECGLVLDDFDDFLANDIIEAFEDVPLPKTL